The Cellvibrio polysaccharolyticus genomic interval GGTCATTTTTATTTTGCTTTTTTCGAGTATCGCGGTAGGCCTGCTGGTTTTTGCGCTACGGGAAAATATCAATCTTTTCTATCCGCCGAGCAAAATTGCGACCGGCGAAGTCCCTCACAATACCCGCATTCGGGCCGGTGGCTGCGTCAAGCCGGGTACCATTTTGCGCTCCAACGAAACCCTGGAAGTGACTTTCATCATTACCGATGGCGTTGCTGAAGTACCGGTTGCTTACAACGGCAT includes:
- the ccmE gene encoding cytochrome c maturation protein CcmE; this encodes MHPVRKQRLMLVIFILLFSSIAVGLLVFALRENINLFYPPSKIATGEVPHNTRIRAGGCVKPGTILRSNETLEVTFIITDGVAEVPVAYNGILPDLFAEGEAAVINGMLDNKGVFQAAEVLAKHDENYMPPEVAAAMKDKGEHQATCKEIQYDS